The following proteins come from a genomic window of Candidatus Nanopelagicales bacterium:
- a CDS encoding aquaporin — MKKLTAEFIGTFALVFLAVGAAVAGIGVARLDSQNADFLVPASGTLGVAIAFGFVLMALAYALGGISGCHVNPAVTIALMTSRKMEVVEGLLYMVAQVLGAILGGAALKLMVSKFDVVDTTGGLGTNAYGKNISMGGAFFLEVVLTALFVFVILMVTDKWATQSMAGVAIGVALTAVHIVGIPLDGTSVNPARSIGPALFEGGTAISQLWLFIAAPLVGGIVAAGLWAAARRAEGPAEEAVSDVPANA; from the coding sequence ATGAAGAAACTGACTGCCGAATTCATCGGCACATTCGCTTTGGTTTTCCTGGCTGTCGGTGCTGCTGTCGCTGGCATCGGTGTAGCCCGTCTTGACTCTCAGAACGCCGACTTCCTCGTTCCAGCTTCTGGAACGCTCGGTGTCGCGATCGCGTTCGGCTTCGTGTTGATGGCCCTGGCCTACGCGCTCGGGGGTATCTCCGGTTGCCACGTCAACCCCGCTGTCACCATCGCGCTCATGACGAGCCGCAAGATGGAGGTCGTCGAGGGGTTGCTCTACATGGTCGCGCAGGTTCTCGGCGCGATCCTTGGTGGCGCGGCCCTGAAACTCATGGTGTCGAAGTTCGATGTGGTCGACACCACCGGTGGTCTCGGTACCAACGCATACGGCAAGAACATCTCCATGGGTGGTGCGTTCTTCCTCGAGGTCGTGCTGACCGCTCTCTTCGTGTTCGTCATCCTCATGGTCACGGACAAGTGGGCTACCCAGTCGATGGCTGGTGTTGCCATCGGCGTCGCACTCACCGCCGTGCACATCGTGGGTATTCCGCTGGATGGCACGTCGGTGAACCCGGCCCGTTCCATCGGACCGGCGCTGTTTGAGGGAGGTACGGCGATCAGCCAGTTGTGGTTGTTCATCGCGGCACCACTCGTTGGCGGCATCGTCGCAGCGGGTCTGTGGGCAGCGGCGCGGCGCGCGGAGGGCCCAGCCGAAGAAGCGGTCTCCGACGTTCCAGCCAACGCCTAG